A region from the Muribaculum gordoncarteri genome encodes:
- a CDS encoding DNA-methyltransferase, which yields MIIPFYKSDDRAFTIVNGDCFDVLPQFEFKFDMIFADPPYFLSNGGISYQAGKVVCVDKGEWDKGGNLESIIEFNRKWLKLCREKLKDNGTIWISGTHHNVFAIANLLTELGYKILNVITWAKTNPPPNISCRFFTHSTEFIIWARKSKKVPHKYNYKLMKAINNGKQMTDVWRLPAIGRWEKSCGKHPTQKPLALLTRIILANTNEHDWILDPFAGSSTTGIAANLCGRRYLGIEKINEFASLSTARRIEIEQIDVKRKYISKLHDLNYISTIHHANESEPMYGNDLPF from the coding sequence ATGATAATCCCATTTTACAAATCAGATGACAGAGCCTTCACCATTGTCAATGGCGACTGTTTTGATGTGCTTCCACAGTTTGAATTTAAGTTTGATATGATTTTTGCCGACCCTCCATATTTCCTCTCTAACGGAGGTATAAGCTATCAAGCTGGTAAAGTTGTTTGTGTTGATAAAGGGGAATGGGATAAAGGGGGTAATCTTGAATCTATTATAGAATTTAATCGGAAATGGTTAAAACTATGCCGCGAAAAGCTAAAGGATAATGGGACAATTTGGATTTCCGGTACTCACCATAATGTTTTTGCTATCGCGAACTTGTTAACTGAACTTGGTTACAAAATTCTAAATGTAATAACTTGGGCCAAAACCAACCCTCCTCCTAATATATCATGTCGATTCTTTACCCATTCTACAGAATTCATTATCTGGGCGAGAAAGAGTAAGAAAGTTCCTCATAAGTATAATTACAAACTTATGAAAGCGATTAATAATGGCAAGCAAATGACAGATGTTTGGCGACTTCCTGCAATAGGGCGTTGGGAGAAATCATGTGGCAAACACCCAACACAAAAACCGTTGGCATTACTCACTCGAATTATACTTGCAAATACAAATGAACATGATTGGATTCTCGATCCTTTTGCAGGATCATCCACAACCGGAATTGCTGCAAACCTATGTGGCAGAAGATATTTGGGCATTGAAAAAATAAATGAGTTTGCATCCCTTAGCACAGCGCGTAGAATAGAAATAGAGCAAATTGATGTTAAACGCAAATATATTAGTAAACTTCATGATTTGAACTATATATCCACCATACATCATGCAAATGAATCCGAACCGATGTATGGAAATGACCTTCCATTCTAA
- a CDS encoding PDDEXK family nuclease — protein MIKGGTGGANTLTGLVYEGKVDLKTFLNQQPGYRVDGSHVFYQYEEVGQIFKKHELYSLFLKPRGVDWRNCISAKLLPDNGIYVIINNTVYIIEVKTQNVGGSVDEKLQTCDFKKKQYQKLFFPLNIEVQYIYILDDWFRNPRYKDVLDYIISVGCQYYFQYIPLQKLGLPVPTVS, from the coding sequence ATGATAAAAGGAGGAACAGGCGGAGCTAATACCTTGACTGGGTTAGTCTATGAAGGGAAAGTCGATTTAAAGACTTTTCTTAATCAACAACCGGGCTACCGTGTTGATGGAAGTCATGTGTTTTATCAGTACGAAGAAGTTGGGCAGATTTTCAAAAAACATGAATTGTATTCCCTGTTTTTAAAACCTCGTGGCGTAGATTGGAGAAATTGTATTTCTGCGAAATTGCTGCCTGATAATGGTATTTACGTTATCATCAACAATACAGTTTATATAATCGAGGTTAAAACTCAAAATGTCGGCGGAAGCGTTGATGAGAAACTCCAAACATGTGACTTTAAGAAAAAACAATATCAGAAGCTTTTCTTTCCTCTGAACATAGAGGTACAATATATTTATATTCTGGATGATTGGTTCAGAAATCCACGATATAAAGATGTGCTGGATTATATTATTTCAGTTGGATGTCAATATTATTTCCAGTACATTCCTCTCCAAAAACTTGGATTACCCGTTCCTACAGTTAGTTAA
- a CDS encoding DNA adenine methylase, translating to MTKTKAKPFLKWAGGKTQLLPTIDSFLPETFRHEYDVTYIEPFVGGGAMLFFMLQKYPNIKRAIVNDINPHLIKTYTVIRDEPFSLIGTLNELQNTFKSFVEYDQQKDFYLNIRNRFNQSQLTDVEEAAYMIFLNRTCFNGLYRENSKGGFNVPFGRYANPTICDEELILADSELLQKVELLNGDFSHTAEHVQGYTFFYFDPPYRPLDATSSFNSYVKESFDDNEQIRLKDFYSNLSAGGCFAMLSNSDCKGRNVEDDFFDKLYEDFFIERVYAKRCINANATKRGTLTELLIRNYENYQGEPTNLFNS from the coding sequence ATGACAAAAACAAAGGCAAAGCCCTTTCTCAAATGGGCAGGAGGCAAAACCCAGTTGCTTCCTACCATAGACTCATTTTTGCCGGAAACATTCCGTCACGAATATGATGTAACCTACATCGAACCGTTTGTGGGGGGAGGCGCTATGCTTTTTTTCATGCTTCAGAAGTATCCCAATATCAAAAGAGCTATTGTCAATGACATTAACCCCCATCTTATAAAGACCTATACCGTCATCCGTGACGAACCTTTTTCATTAATCGGCACCCTAAATGAACTCCAAAATACATTTAAGTCATTTGTTGAATATGATCAACAAAAAGATTTTTACCTCAATATAAGAAACCGATTTAACCAATCGCAATTGACTGATGTCGAAGAAGCTGCCTATATGATATTCCTGAATCGCACTTGTTTTAACGGCCTATATCGAGAGAACTCCAAAGGTGGATTTAACGTTCCGTTTGGACGATATGCCAATCCGACAATTTGCGATGAAGAGTTGATTCTCGCGGATAGTGAACTCTTGCAAAAAGTTGAACTGTTAAACGGGGATTTTTCGCATACTGCGGAACATGTTCAAGGATATACATTCTTTTATTTTGATCCACCTTATCGTCCTCTTGATGCCACATCAAGCTTCAATTCTTATGTAAAGGAATCGTTTGACGATAACGAGCAAATACGCCTGAAAGATTTTTACTCAAACCTCTCGGCAGGAGGGTGTTTTGCAATGCTCAGTAATTCAGACTGCAAAGGTCGCAATGTGGAAGATGACTTCTTTGATAAATTATATGAAGATTTCTTCATTGAGAGAGTATATGCCAAAAGGTGTATCAATGCCAATGCGACCAAACGCGGAACTCTAACAGAATTACTAATTAGAAACTACGAAAATTATCAGGGTGAACCCACAAACCTCTTTAACAGCTAA
- a CDS encoding type II restriction endonuclease, with protein MKPLKETHFSLKDYVDFPKVAANVDAISIKLNQLNYLIGQEDMAAAVKRLWEENPKVFTVLDVLIAVRAKDRKKAIDAYGNIYLVSDYFNSPEQVTTFLDETGLTEVFQKKQIKNLVDYVFGVEVGLDSNARKNRGGHIMEGLVANILTANGIPFEQEVYYTEFPEIVRALGADNKRFDFVIRTPQKVYLIEANFYTGGGSKLNEVARSYSELAPKINAVPGFEFVWITDGIGWESARNKLEEAFAHIPSVYNLTNINTFIEKLK; from the coding sequence ATGAAACCATTGAAAGAAACCCACTTTTCGCTAAAAGATTATGTAGATTTCCCTAAAGTTGCAGCCAATGTAGACGCGATTTCAATTAAGCTGAACCAGCTAAATTATCTTATTGGACAAGAAGACATGGCGGCTGCAGTGAAGAGATTGTGGGAAGAGAACCCAAAGGTGTTTACAGTGCTGGATGTACTCATCGCTGTTCGGGCAAAAGATAGGAAAAAAGCGATTGATGCCTATGGTAATATCTATCTTGTCAGCGATTACTTCAATTCTCCGGAACAGGTAACGACGTTTCTTGATGAAACCGGTCTAACCGAAGTCTTTCAGAAAAAGCAAATCAAAAATCTTGTGGACTATGTCTTTGGCGTAGAAGTAGGGCTTGATTCCAATGCACGCAAGAATCGAGGTGGACACATCATGGAGGGACTTGTTGCAAATATTCTGACAGCAAATGGAATCCCATTCGAGCAAGAAGTTTATTACACGGAGTTCCCTGAAATTGTGAGGGCATTAGGGGCCGACAATAAACGATTTGATTTCGTTATCCGCACTCCGCAGAAGGTTTATCTCATTGAGGCGAACTTCTACACAGGTGGAGGCTCAAAACTCAATGAAGTTGCACGTTCCTATTCCGAACTTGCCCCCAAGATAAACGCGGTCCCCGGATTTGAATTTGTATGGATAACAGACGGCATAGGTTGGGAATCAGCGCGGAATAAGCTTGAAGAAGCATTTGCGCATATTCCCAGTGTGTATAACCTTACAAATATCAACACTTTCATCGAGAAACTAAAATGA